A single window of Cheilinus undulatus linkage group 12, ASM1832078v1, whole genome shotgun sequence DNA harbors:
- the styxl1 gene encoding serine/threonine/tyrosine-interacting-like protein 1, whose amino-acid sequence MAEIVMCEPQELYNLLNQSSRNVSRLAEINYLCLMDAREAQDYKTSHIPTARHANVDSEGTFLLPEAVEVDSMHHVVVYDSNTSCLEEKGRAAKCAQVFAKVSLYPVKILKGGFERFSALYTFLRTEKILYTILELDNLKTYPVEIIAGRLYMSDEKQSMDSSILKDLKISAVVCISESDTVESTFTKGNRTILSIPAADTDASDLSASFERICSFIASNFSADSRVLIVSKHGRSRCSAVTIAFLMHHLKYTLEEAWKHMCKCKPNMRPNTGFLKQLSDWELHTTGTRVTDISEPFY is encoded by the exons ATGGCTGAAATTGTAATGTGTGAGCCTCAAGAGCTCTACAATCTCCTCAACCAGAGCAGTAGAAATGTTTCAAGGCTGGCAGAGATCAACTACCTCTGTTTGATGG aTGCTCGTGAAGCCCAAGATTACAAAACAAGCCACATCCCAACAGCTAGACATGCCAACGTG GATTCAGAGGGAACATTTCTCCTACCAGAAGCTGTGGAGGTGGACAGTATGCATCATGTGGTGGTCTACGACAGCAACACGAGCTGTTTAGAGGAGAAAG GCAGAGCAGCTAAATGTGCCCAAGTGTTTGCTAAAGTGAGCCTCTATCCTGTCAAGATATTAAAAGGAGGGTTTGAGAGATTCTCTGCTCTTTACACTTTTCTTAGGACTGAGAAAATCCTCTACACCATCCTG GAGCTGGACAACCTGAAGACATATCCAGTGGAGATTATAGCAGGACGTCTGTATATGAGTGACGAGAAACAAAGCATGGACTCCAGCATCCTAAAAGACCTGAAGATCAGCGCTGTTGTCTGTATCTCTGAGAGTGACACTGTGGA GTCTACATTCACAAAGGGGAACAGGACCATCCTGAGCATCCCTGCTGCCGACACAGATGCGTCTGATTTGTCTGCAAGTTTTGAAAGGATTTGCAGTTTTATTG CTTCAAACTTCAGCGCCGACTCTCGTGTGTTGATAGTTTCCAAGCATGGCCGAAGCCGCTGCAGCGCTGTGACCATTGCTTTTCTAATGCATCACCTCAAATACACACTAGAG GAGGCTTGGAAGCACATGTGCAAATGTAAGCCCAACATGAGGCCCAACACGGGGTTTCTAAAGCAGCTGTCTGACTGGGAGCTTCACACCACAGGAACAAGAGTGACTGATATCTCTGAACCtttttattaa
- the LOC121518321 gene encoding ion channel TACAN-like, which produces MLFTPTGLSECLREWEDLEENYQQIQDTHRLYKQKLEEVTKLQDSCSGAIARQRKKLKELTVSLEECKENSPTPKLSPEEMNTITEIEDSIKERTETFCEMEAFLPKKNGLYLSLVLGNVNVTLLNKQSKFAYKDEYEKFKLVLTVILFVFSFTCRFLFSYRALDALFNFLLVWYYCTLTIRESILISNGSRIKGWWVFHHYVSTFLSGVMLTWPEGTLYQMFRSQFLSYCLYQSFVQFLQYYYQSGCLYRLRALGERHNMDLTVEGFQSWMWRGLTFLLPFLFFGHFWQLYNSITLFKMSQLPECKEWQVMMCGCSYMVLFMGNFFTTLGVVYQKYMNNQDKSKSL; this is translated from the exons ATGTTGTTCACTCCAACAGGTTTAAGTGAATGTTTACGCGAATGGGAGGATTTAGAGGAGAATTATCAACAAATTCAG GACACCCATCGTCTATACAAGCAGAAGCTTGAGGAAGTTACCAAACTTCAGGACAGCTGCTCTGGTGCTATAGCACGTCAGAGGAAGAAGCTAAAAGAGCTGACTGTGTCACTTGAAGA ATGCAAAGAAAACAGTCCTACCCCCAAACTAAGTCCTGAGGAGATGAATACCATCACGGAAATCGAGGACTCCATCAAAGAGAGAACAGAGACATTCTGTGAGATGGAAGCTTTTCTACCAAAGAAGAACGG GTTATACCTCAGTCTTGTTCTAGGAAACGTCAACGTAACACTCCTCAACAAACAGTCAAA atttgcctacaaagatgaatatgagaaaTTCAAACTGGTCCTGACGGTCATCCTTTTTGTGTTCTCCTTCACGTGTCGCTTTTTGTTCAGCTACAG aGCCCTGGATGCTCTCTTCAACTTCCTGTTGGTGTGGTACTACTGCACACTCACCATCCGGGAGAGCATCCTCATCAGCAACGGCTCAAG GATCAAAGGTTGGTGGGTTTTTCATCACTATGTGTCCACCTTCCTGTCTGGGGTCATGCTCACCTG GCCTGAGGGGACTCTCTACCAGATGTTTAGGAGCCAGTTTCTATCATACTGTCTCTACCAAA GCTTCGTCCAGTTCCTCCAGTACTACTACCAAAGTGGATGTTTGTACAGACTCAGAGCGCTTGGAGAAAGACATAACATGGACCTTACAGTTG AGGGTTTCCAGTCCTGGATGTGGCGAGGATTGACCTTCCTCCTGCCATTCTTGTTCTTTGGTCAT TTCTGGCAGCTCTACAACAGCATAACACTCTTTAAGATGTCTCAGCTCCCTGAGTGTAAAGAGTGGCAG GTCATGATGTGTGGCTGCTCTTACATGGTTCTCTTCATGGGAAACTTCTTCACCACGCTGGGAGTTGTTTACCAGAAATACATGAACAACCAGGACAAGTCCAAGAGCTTATAA